GCCAGAGCCGCCTCGCACCCTGCATGTCCCGCACCAACAACAATCACATCATATTTCATCTTTCTACGCCTATTTACTTTATTCGTTTTCATTAACGGCTATTATAACATTTTTTTAAACAGTTTTTCTCATACATAAAAAGCAGGGCAAGAAAAACCAGAAAGAAGGTTCCCAGAAGTTTGTCAAAACCATCGTTTTTAGCACAGTTCATACCTGTTACCCCTGCAATAGTGAACAATAAAATCCGCAAGATATTTGATATCAAAATGAATAGAGGTATGCTGGCTATCCATATCAATGTTTGTGCGAGGTTAAATTTACATATCCACGGCAAAATTGATAAAAACATTAGCAATATAATCAGCGTATCCAGCCCTGAACAACGTTCCACAAGAATAAGCGTAAAATCAGATACTGTTACCGAATAATTCTCCAATGACAGCTTAACCGGCATACCAAGCTGATCAAAAAAAGTACCAACGATAATTGTATTAAGACGATTAATCCAGTGACTCAAAAAAGAGAGTCTCCATTCAAAAGGATAGAGAAAAATAAGAAAAAAACATGGGAAAAGGACTTTTTTTGCCTTCTTCATACCATAAAAAAGACAACATAGACTGAATGCAAAAACAACGAGTGCAGCCCCTTCAAAAAAATACATTCCGAAAAAAAATCCGTATAAGAAAATCAGAAAGCCCAAAAGGAGAAAGACAAAGAAACAAAATATACCGCTGGCATTCTTCT
The sequence above is drawn from the bacterium genome and encodes:
- a CDS encoding exosortase/archaeosortase family protein, with translation MRIQTDRGKIFLILLVSLIIQVLFHGYFLWILSIYHHQPMYFYILLTPLISYLLFRHAQTSLPFKLEKNASGIFCFFVFLLLGFLIFLYGFFFGMYFFEGAALVVFAFSLCCLFYGMKKAKKVLFPCFFLIFLYPFEWRLSFLSHWINRLNTIIVGTFFDQLGMPVKLSLENYSVTVSDFTLILVERCSGLDTLIILLMFLSILPWICKFNLAQTLIWIASIPLFILISNILRILLFTIAGVTGMNCAKNDGFDKLLGTFFLVFLALLFMYEKNCLKKCYNSR